GCTGCCGAAAAGAATCCGACGAAGTATCACGGTTGCGGTGCATTTGACCCTGAAAGCGGGCTTCCACTTGCTCCGGGCAATCCGAACCCGTCTCTCACGAGCGTGTTTGGCAATACGCTTTTGCAGCTTGCCCGCAAGGACAAGCGCATCATGGGCATCACGGCTGCAATGCCTACGGGCTGCGGCATGGATATCGTCGCAAAGGAACTCCCGGACCGCGTGATTGACGTGGGCATTGCCGAAGAGCATGCCGTGACGTTTGCGGCGGGCATGGCTTGCGATGGCGTTGTGCCTGTGGTCGCGATTTACTCGTCGTTCATGCAGCGCGCTTACGACCAGATTATCCACGATATTGCACTCCAGAACTTGCATGTGGTGCTTGTGCTCGACCGTGCCGGCCTTGTCGGTGCAGACGGTCCGACGCATCATGGCGCCTTTGACTTGTCGTTCTTGCGGACTGTTCCCGGAATGACCATTTTGGCACCTTCCAACGAAAATGAACTGCGCGACATGTTGACTGCCGCCATCGATATGGAAGGTGTCGTGGCTATCCGCTACCCAAGAGGCACTGCACTTGCTGCAGAGCTTGTCCCCTCGGAAGGACCGTTCGACTATAAAAGCCCCAAGATTCTTGAGAAGGGCTCCGGCATACTCCTTCTGGGCGCCGGCTTCATGACAAATGAACTCAAGAAAACAGCCGCCGTGCTTCGTGAAAACGGATACAACCCGACGCTTGTGGATGCCCGTTTTATTAAGCCGCTCGACCAGGAATGCTACCGTTCGCTGTTTGACAGCCACAATGTCATTGTGACGCTCGAAGACAATACGAAGGTGGGTGGCTATGGTTCAGCCATTGCGGAACTTTTGTCCGATCTCGGCTATACGGACAAGAAACTGTACCGGTTTGGTCTTCCGGACAGATTCGTTGAACAGGGAGAAATCAAGGCTCTCTACAAGATCTTAGAAATTGACGGGGAATCCGTCGCCAAACAGTTGATGGAAAAACTATGAGTGAAGAAGAAAACAAACCGAAGCGTACCGTAAGAATCACGCTTGACCGTAAATTTGGAGTCAGCGAAGCTCCTGAACGCCGCCCTCGTCGTGACGATGACCGCGGTTCCTTTGGCGACAAGCCCTCGTTCCGTGGGGATCGTGGCGATCGTCGTTTTGACCGTGACCGCGGCGAACGCCGCTTTGATCGTGGTGAACGCCGTTTCGACCGCGACAACCGCGATGAAAACCGCGAAGGCCGTCCGTTCAACCGTGAAGAACGCCGTGGTGGTGGCCGCTTTGACCGTGACCGCCGTCCGCGCCGCTTTGGCGACAAGCCGTTTAACCGCGGACCGCGCGGCGCTATGAACGCCCCGGTCTACCGCCAGCGCCCGGAACAGAAGGAAGCCGTTGACGAAAACTTGGACGAAGCCGCACTCGAAGCACGTGCCGCCCAGATTGAAGCCGTTGAAGATTCCGTGGCTACACCGCCTTGGTTCAAACGCCTCATCGCCTGCACGACCGAAAAGGGTCGCGAACGCGAAGGCAAGTTCCTTGGCGAAGGCGTTCACGTTGTTGAAGAACTCGTGAAGCACCACCGCGAACTCGTGATTTCTGTTTACGTTGTCGAAGGCTTTGAAAACGAAGAACTCATCGAAGCTATTAACGAAGCCGAAATTACGCTCCACACTCTTACCGAAGACCAGATGAAGCGCCTCTCTTCGACGATGACGACGCAGGGCATCATTGCTTACTGCAACATCGCAAGCAAGAAGCCGGTCTACGAAACAAGCCGCAGCGTGCTTACGCTTGTGGACGCCGTGCAGGATCCGGGTAACCTCGGCACGCTTTTCCGCACGAGCCTTGGTTTCAATTCTTCGGGCATGATTCTCGGTCGTGGTACAGTGAGCCCGTTCAACCCGAAGGTCGTTCGTGGTTCCTCGGGTACGTTCCTCCGCGTTCCGTTTGAATTCGACGTGGATCTCGTGGACCAGATCAACTTCCTCCGTAGCAAGGGCTATACCATCATCGCAACGGATTTGCATGCTAAGCAGTCCCTCCGCGAAATCCCGGCTCACAAGCTCCGCAAGATGGCTTTCCTCGTGGGTAACGAAGGTGCCGGCACGAACCCGTACTTCATCGAACTCGCCGACGAAACGGTGAAGATCCCGATGAGCAGTGAACTTGAATCTCTGAATGTGGCTGTCGCACATGGCATTCTCTCTTACGAAGCCGCCCAGATTCAGGAGGAATTGAAGTAATGACGTGCTTTTACGATCGCCTTGAACAGCGTATTGCGAAGTGCGGTAACCCGGTGTGCATGGGCATGGACCCTGTGCTCAAGCTCATTCCGCTCGAAGGCACTCCCGAAGACCGCATCAAGCGCTTCTATTCCGACATCTTGGAATGCTGCCTCAAGCGTAACGTGCAGCCGGCTGTCGTAAAGCCGAACAGCGCTTATTACGAATGCGTGAGCGTGCAGTCGATGCTCGTTTTGCAGCAGCTCATTGCCGATTACAGAAGTGCTGGCATCCCGGTTATCTTGGATGCAAAGCGCGGTGACATTGGCAAGTCCAGTGCCGCCTACGCCAACGCCGCTTACGATGTTTACCGTGCAGACGCCGTGACCGTCTCTCCGTGGATGGGTGCCGATTCCGTCGGTCCGTTCATTCGCGAAGATAGCGAAAACGGTGCCTACGTGCTCCTCCGCACAAGCAACAAGGGCGCTCACGACTTCCAGGATTTGCCTGTTACTCGCAGTGACGATCCGCGCGACGTTGCCGAAGCGTTCTATTCCGTAGCGGACAAGATTATGGAATGGGATGCTGACAAGGGATACCTTGGTGCCGTTGTCGGTGCAACCCACCCGGAAGAACTTGAGAAGATTACGGCTTACACCGTTGCTCACAAACACGAAATCCCGTTCCTCATTCCGGGCGTGTCCATTCCGGGCGTGCCGGGCGGTCAGGGCGGCGATGCAAAGACCGTGCTCAACGCTATCGCAAACGGTGGCGGCAAGCGCAAGTTCCATGTGCTCAACTCGAGCAGTGGACTCAACTTTGCATGGCAGCGTAACGATACGCCGGCAAACTATGCGAACGATTGCGTCGATGCACTCGAAAAACTCGCAGAGGCATGCTTGGTTTAGTTCTTCTAAGACGTCATCCTGACCCTGGAGCGTAGCGATAGGGGAAGGATCCAGGGCTTTACTTGATGGATTCTTCGACTACGTGCTTCGCACTTCGCTCAGAATGACGTGATGAAATGAATATGCGTTATATCCTTAGCTTCATAGTTGCCGTTGCGGTGATCGTGGTTGCGTTCCATTACGCAAAGCCGTTGCCTGGCACGAACTTTGACGAATCTTTCTTGCCGAAGGCTTCGTCTGTTCGCTATGTAGCTGCAGGGCATGACGCCTCGGTAGCGGGGCTCTTCTGGATCAAGGGCCTCACCGAACTCGGTGAAAGCTACCTCACCGGCAAGGAATATGCGTATCTCGGTCATGTCGCCGAACTCTCGACGAGCCTGGATTCACTATTCTTCACGCCGTATTATTTTGTCGGTGGCGTGACACCCGTAGATGCTCCCGATACTTCGGACTTCTCGGTACTCCGCCGTGCGACTCGCGTTTATCCTGAAAACTGGCGCCTTTCGCTTTACTTTGCACTCCGCCTCGCTCGTGGCCCGTACCCCAACAGGACCGAAGCCGCGAACGTGATGCGCAAGTATTTCGATAGCCCGGATACAACGATTCCCGATCACATCCGCACGATTTACCGCAGCTTTGAACTCGACTCCATGCAGACCGAGACTGCGCTTGAAACCATCCTGAATGACGTGATGCAACCGCGTTTCAAGAAGTTCCGTGCAAGCTTTTATGTGAAAATCCTCAAGCTCTTCGGTTACAAGGGCTTGATTAGCGACTACAATAAGGACGACAATTATCAGAAAGTCAAGTTCCTTGTCGATGGCATGACCGAAGGCCGCATCCCGCCGGTTGTCGTTTACAACCGCCTCCTTGCCATGAAAAAGGTCGAAGAACCCGTTGCAGATTCTACTGCCGCCGATACGGCTAAAGTAAGTGTTGCGGATTCTACAGCATCTACGTCACCCTGAGCAAAGCGAAGGGCCCAGTTAAGTCTCGTAAAAATGCCTCTGGATCCATCAACCCTTACGGGTTTCTGGATGACGAGTTCATGAATTACCAGTTTTGTGGATGACGTGAATTATTCCGCGCAGCGTGCGGAATTCTTGGGGAGTCCCATCAGCTCGAATGCTGTTTTGCAGCGGTCGAGGAGTTCTCTGGATTTGGATGGGTTGGACTTGCTTAAATATTTAGCGCGGTGGTAGAGAATGTTTGCCGTCGTATATGGCATGTTTGCCTTGACGGATTCTTTTTCTGCCTTGAGGTAGATCTCGTTGGCGTCGCCCTGGTTCAGCAAATCAGCTAGGCGGCCTTCAGTCCAGTAATAAATTCCCGTATCGTCATCAAGACGTTTGTCGACCATCTTGAGGGCTTCCTTTGCCTTCTCGTCTCGATGGCTGCCTGCATAGGCTATGGCACATTCCGAATAAAATGCGCCTTGCAGTTCGTCTGCAATACCATCTAGGTCGTCTTTGTTAATGCCTTCGCAAAGCGATACGGCTTCGGAGAATTTTTCGGTAGCATTCTTTAGTCCGATTTTCGCCTTGATGAGCATTGTTCTTGTCGTTTTGCCGACATTGTTAGATACGTGACTGAACAAGGAATCCGCCATGTCGAAATCGAGACTCATGGTGCGGACTTGGCCCATTGCAATAAGGATTCGGCTTTCTGCATTGAGGTCGGCTTCTTTGCGGCTTGCGACAAGGGCTCGATCGAGCTGTGAGTAGCCTTTAGAAAAGTTCCCTGCCTTAAAGGACTTTTGCGCACGTGCGGCAAGCTTTCCGGATTCCGAGGCGAATACGGCGGTTCCGCTAAGCGCTACACAAAGGGCAATCTTCAAAGCCTTCGTTACCATAGCGTCTCCACGACAAAGGGTACGGAATCATGCGTGGGGACATTGCCTTTTAGGAGCCACATCTTGGACATGCCGTTCATCAGGTCGTCGGCACTCTGCAAGGTGTTTTCCGTCGTATTCATGAAATCTTGTAGGCCGGTCGTTACAGTACCGAAATCGGTGACGAGGTTATCCACGCGGCCAACGGTAGAATCCATGGAGTTCAAAAGCGACGTGACCTGACCCGGTAGCGGCTTGAAATCTTCGAGCAAATTGCCTACGTTGTTGGTGACTTCGTTTGCACGGCTTACAAGTTTCGGCACGTCTGTTTTCATCGTGTCTAGCAAGAAGGAGGTCTTTTTTAACACGTTCTTGCCGAGGAATGTAATTTCGTCAAGTCGATAAAGCTGACGGTTTAAGTTGTCATAAAGGGCGCGGGAACCAAATAATGCACCCATGGTCGTGCCTGTGTCAAGAGCCATTGCCACAAGTTCATCGGCGGCGTCGATAAGGTGGTTTACACGGCCCAAAAGTTCATTAGCCGTTTCAATAACGGTTTCGATATCTTTGGCTGAGCCTGCTTTTAAGGTGTCCCCATTTTCTAGAATGCGTCCTCTGTTTTTGATATCGATGTTGATGACGCGGGCCGAGATGAGGTTCTGGTCGCGGATGGCGTAAACTTCGGCGCTGTCGGTAATCAAGTCCTTGTATTCTTTGCGGATGGCAAATTCAATGACTACACCGATACCGTCTTTGTTGATTTCCGTCTTGGATATCTGCCCGACGTTAACACCGTTAATCTGTACGCGAGTACCCGATGTGAGACCGAGCGCCTTTTCAAATGTACTGTAAAGGTTGTAGTTCTCTTTGATTTTACCATTGTCCTTGTCAAAAAGGAAGTGGTAAAGTACCAACGAAAAAATCATGATGGCAACAGTGCTAACAACGCCGACCAAAAGGCCGGACATTTCCATCCAGTTAACCTGTTTTATCTTTTGAAATGCCATTGCTTTCGTGAAATATAAATAGATTATATTGTCAAATTGAATTTAATTGATTTTTTTCGAGGAAATATGGATTTTTTTGAATTTTTGAATACCGCAGTGACGCCTTACCATACTGTAGACGCTTTGAAGTCTTTTTTCAAGGCAAATTCCTTTACTGAAATTGAGCTAGGTGCCAATCTTGAGCCTGCAAAAGCCTATTTCGTGTGCCGCGAAGCTTCGATCATTGCGTTCCGTACACCCCAAAAGTGGAGTGACGAGTCGAGGTTCAAGATCGCTCTTGCGCATACGGACTTCCCGACGCTCAAGATTTCCCCGAATCCGGATGTCGTAAATGCAGGCGTATGCACGCTCCATACGGAGGTCTACGGTTCTCCGCTTTACACGAGCTGGCTCGATCGTGACCTTGGGTATGCAGGGATGCTTGCTTACGTGGATGCCGGTAGCTCGACTCTCAAGACGAAACTGTTCCGTGGCGAAAAACTTTTCAGGATTCCGCAGTTGGCGGTCCACCTGAACCGTGGCGTGAATCAGGATGGTCTCAAGGTCAATCCGCAGATTGATTTCAATGCGCTGTGGGCGGGCGCTCCGGAAAGTAACTCTTCTGAAAAACGCAAGAACTTGTTTGTAGCATCGCTTGAAAAGGAACTCCCGGAAGGATCGCGCCTGATTGATTTTGACGTACAGCTTTTTGATGCCCAGTCTGCAAATCGCGGCGGCTTTAATGATGAATGGATTTATTCGGGCAGGCTCGATAACTTGAGCAGCTGCCACGCCATTGCCGAAGCGATGGTGTCTGCGAAGTCGGCTGAAAGCGATTGCCTTGTGGCTTGCTTCTTCAATAACGAAGAAGTCGGTTCCAACACGCGTGAAGGAGCTGCCGGTAACTTTTTAAAGAGTGTCTTGGATTCTATCGCTTCGCTCCAAAATGACTGTCACCCTGGAGTGCGCGAGCACGATAGGGCCCAAGCGCCTCTCTCGTCTCTCGCCTCTCGTCTCTCGTCTAGTATCGCCCTCTCTATCGACATGGCCCATGCCGAGCATCCGAACCACACGGAAAAGCACGAACTGAATCACGCTCCTCTGTTGGGAAAAGGTATTGTACTTAAGACAAACTCACAAAAGCGCTATGCAAGTGACTTGATGAGTTCCGCTCAACTTCGATTGCTTTGCGAAAAGGCCGAAATTCCACTTCAAGTTTTCATCATGCGAAACGACATGCCATGTGGTTCAACGGTAGGCCCGACGGTCTCTGCAAATCTAGGAATCCCGACGGTCGATATCGGCGAGCCCATGCTCAGCATGCATAGCATTCGCGAGATGATGGCCGCAAGCGACCATGAAGATATGATAAAGCTCGTCAAAGCGCTTTATTGCTACAGCTAAATTCATGCTGAAACGGCGAGCCTTGCGCAGAACCTGTGAAAAGATTTCTATAATTTTCGAATCAATTCACAATAAAGATGGAATATGCAAAAAGGCTCGAACGAGATTGATAATTTTCTGACGCCCGATGATACAAAAGTGATGAAGGGGATTGCAATTGTCTGCATGCTCCTGCATCATCTTTGGTTTTTCCCGAACCGTATTCCGGGTGGGGGCGTTGTTGGCATTTTTACGATGTTCAATATGCCATTGACTATTTATTTGGGAATCTTTGGCAAAATATGCGTCCCGATGTTTTTCTTCTTTGGCGGTTATGGAGTCTATAAGAGCTCCTACGGAAAACCCTACGATATCGTTGGGCGCCTTAAAAAACTTTATTTTGCGTACTGGAAAGTCTTTCTTGTTTTCGTTCCGATTGGTTTCCTGTTCTTTTCTGCACAGGTCCCGTATTGCGCTGATCCTTTTATTTATTCGCGCTTTGAAATTTTCTCGTTAAGGGAATTAGTTTCGAACTTCCTTGGGTTTGCATCGACATATAACAGGGAATGGTGGTTCCTCATAAGTTACGCATTCGCCTTGGTGACATTCCCGCTTGTCAGGGCCGTTATTGACCGCTATTCGGCAAGAATCAATTTGTTCATTATCGTTATTGTGTCGCTTTTGTTTGCGCATGTTTTTCCTGGACTTAAATCGGTGCCTTCGCTTGGCGTTCTCGGAAATAGCCACATGTACCTCCGCTTTTTCTGCCAGATTGCGCCGTATGCGGCTTGTTTCTGGATGGGTGCAATCGTCGCACGTAATGGGCTCTTTGACCGTTTGCACAATTCTGCCAAGCAGCATGGACTTTTGAACCCTCTGGCCGATATTGCCATCTGGTGCATGATTATCGTCATGCGTCAAAATGAAATTGGCGATATTTTTGATGTGTTCTTCATCCCGGTTTTAACCGTTGTTGCTATGGACTTCTTGAGCCATGTCAGGCTCTTGAAAAAAGGATTTTGGTATCTCGGACGCCAGAGTACATTTATGTGGCTTATCCACCCGTTCTTCTGTTATTACTTTGGTGTCCCGGCGATGATTGTCGCATATCCGCGATATGCAATCCCGTCGCTGCTCGTGCTTATTGTAATGACGTACTTTGCGTCGGTGCTTTTGGAATATTTCTGGAAGGGTTTTGGTTTTGTTTATCGGAAAGCGAATTCCGTGAATATTCATTTTAAACATTTTGGAGCTTCTGGTGAAAAACGATAAGTCTATCCAGTATTTTTTGATTTGGGGCGTCATCTGCCTGCTTGCAAACTTGTTCTGTACAAATGCTGCTGCATTTGGTGGAGATCAAAATTATTGGGCGGATTGGGTCAAGCAATTGGCGAATAATGGATTTGAACGTTTTAATGGCAACTATCCTCCGCTTTATGTTTTTTGGCTTTGGATTGTGGCGCAAGTCCATAATCTTGCGAATATCCCGATAGAAAAGGGGACGCTCCTCAAGTTCTTCTGCTTGTGGCCGGTTTACTTTGGCCATGTGGCGCTTGTCGATTTTGCAAGCCGCCTGGTGGCGCGCTTCAAGTTGCCGAAGTATTCTGCTCATTTTGTGCTTGCGTTTGTGGCCTTGAACCCGGCGCTTTTGCTCGATGGTCCGATTTGGGGGCAGGTCGATTTGTTCCCCTGCATCTTTGGCATTGCTGCACTTTACTGCATTAACTTCCCTGGAAAAATCAAGTACGCTTCGATGTTCTTTGCGCTTGCGCTTTTGGCGAAGTTCCAGATGATTTTGCTTTTGCCAATTTTCGGTGGCATCTTCCTCCGTCGCTATAAGCAGTCCTGGCGCGGGCTCCCGCTCATGGCGGTTGCAATTGTGCTTGTATTCTTGCCGTTCATGGTTGCAGGGAACCTCTCGGGACTCCTCACTCATGCTTACCTCAACACGACGGAACAGTACCCGTTCTCGACTTACAATGCTGCGAACACCTGGATGTTCTTTGTGGGCAATACGAGCCGTGACGTGAATCCGCTTTTCGGGCTTTCGCCGGATGGCATTGGATTCTTGCTTTCTCCGTCTTGGCTTGGTAAGATTCTGTTCGTGATTATCTCTGCTTACATTTTGAAGTGCGCTCTCTTTGCCAAAACACTCCGCCGCACGTTTGAACTTGCGACTTGGGAAGCTTTTGCGTTCTTCCTTGTATTGCCGGGCATGCATGAACGTTATTTGATTTACGCCGTTCCGTTTGCTTGCGTGTGGATGGTGCTTGAAACGAAGAAGGCCTGGATTTGGTCGCTTCTGGTGACGGCCATTTGCGCCATGAACATTTCAATGGTGAATGGCTTCAAGGGTGCCGACTTATGGGTTCCGGTTTCTGGACTTGCGCTCCTCATCTTCATTGCAGGCGTTGTGAACAACTTTGCCCCGCGTGCGTTCCCTGCGCTGATTGAAAAACTTGCACGTATCCCGTTCCCGCGCTTTACGCCGTATGTGGTGCTTGCCTTGTTCCTTTTCCCGATGCTCATCACCGAAATTATCGGGCTCATGCCGGTGAATGTAGAACTCCAGTCGAACCAGTTCTATCTCACGGATTTGGCGATCGATCATTACACGCAACAATACGGTAGACCTCGTGTAAACCGTGCGGTCGATGGAGCAACGCTTACGGTTCGTGGACAGCAGTATAAGAATGGTATTGGTACGCATGCCGCTTCTGAAATCTTTTTCAAAATGCCTGCCGATGCTGATTCGCTTGAATTTGTCGTGGGCATTGATGATGAAACGGGTGGCGGTGGTTCTGTGCGCTTTATCGTGGCGACTCCCGAAGAAACACTTTGGAAAAGCGATGTCGTTTTTGGCAACAAAAAGCCGCAAGTCGGTAAAGTCTATATCGGTGGTCAGCAGACGATTATCCTCAAGGCAGATGCCGATGGCGACAACGCTTACGACCATGCCGACTGGCTGAACGTCATCGTGACCAAGAGGAAGTAATGGACAAGGTTTTTGCTTGGCTGAAATCGCGAACGGCTGCGCAATTTGTCTTTGCGGTAATTATGCTGTTGGGGACGTTTGCTCGTGTCTACATGTTCGGCTCTGTGCCGGGCGATATCAACCAGGACGAAGCTTTTGCTGGATATAACGCCTACACGCTTTTGCACCACGCTGCAGATTCTTACGGCTACCGCTTGCCGGTTTACTTGACTGCCTGGGGTTCCGGCATGAACGCTCTCGAATCGTATTTGATGATTCCGTTTGTAGCGCTCTTCGGGATGCATGTCTGGGTAATCCGCTTGCCGATGCTTCTGGTGGGGCTTTTGTCGCTTGCGGCGGTTTATTTCTTGGTGCGCCGATTCTCTAGTGAACGCATTGCCTTGGGTGCAACGCTTCTGCTTGCGATTTCTCCGTGGCATGTGATGCTTTCGCGCTGGGCTCTTGAATCGAACTTGGCGCCGGGATTTGTGCTGTTCGGACTTTTCTTCTTTGTAAAAGGTCTTGAAAAGCCGAAGTTCTTGATTGCCTCGGCTGCATTTTACGGACTCTCGCTTTATGCATATGCGACCATCTGGGTGGCTGTCCCGTTCATCATCTTGTTGAACGTACTTTATGCTCTTTGGACAAAGTCTATCCACAATAATCGTTACACTTGGATTTCGCTTGGCGTACTTGCTGCACTTGCGCTCCCGCTTATGCTCTTTATGCTCGTGAACAAGGGCGTTATCAATGAAATCCGCTTGCCGTTTATCAGCATTCCGAAGCTTGTTTATTTCAGGGCGAGTGAAATTTCGTTCCAGGAGATTCCCGAAAATTTCATGAACCTCTGGAATATTTTGAAGCGTCAGTCTGATGGGCTCCCGTGGAATTGCATTCGCAATTTTGGGCTTTTCTACCCGGTGACGCTTGCGTTTTTCTTTGTCGGCCTTGTCGAAAACATTTGGCAGACGGTGCGTGATGTAAAGTCGCGCAAGCTTGGGCTCCCGTTCTTTATGCTTGCCTGGCTGCTCGCCGCTTTTACGATTGGAATTTTAATCAGCGTCAATGTCAATCGCGTGAACTTGATTTTTATCCCGATTATAATTATGGCGGCGCAAGGGATTATTCTCGCGTTTAGCTATATCCACCCGAAGTTGATTTACGTTCCGCTGGTGGCGTACCTCTTGAGCTTTGCCAATTTTGAACGTGAATATTTTACGGTATATAAGGACCAGATTGCAAATCCGTTCTGCGAAGGCATTGGCGATGCTATGGAATTTGCACAGTCGCAGTCGAAATCGGGCGGTAAAATTTATGTGGACCCGAACGTGAGCTACCCGCGAGTGCTTTTTTATGGCAAGGTGGACTTGAATTCTTACCTTTCGACGGTTCGCTACACGAATTTCCCGAGCGCATTCCTCTATGTGCACGAATTTGACCGCTATGTTTTCACATTTAATTTGGATAATGCCGATACGCAAGCGGTTTATCTTATGGAAAACAAGGATTCTAGACTTTCTTGGTTTGAACAGCGTGGCTTTTCGGTCCGTAATTTTGGAAAATATATTGTAGCATACCCCGCAAAATTACTCTGAGAAGTCGAAATTTGATATATTGGTGTTCGAAAAAGAATAAGAAGTGTGAATATGCGAATTTCTACTGTATTTAAGATTTGTTCTTTGACGATGCTTATGGCTGTGGCGACGTTTGCCCGGCCGATTAACGATGGCAATAAGCTATTTGCCGCTGGCGATTATGCCGGTGCGCTTGAAAAGTACATGAAGGCCCGCGAAGCGGAGCCTGCAAATCCGCTTTTGTTCTACAATATTGGAACGTGCCAGTACAAGCTCGGCAATTTTGAAGAAGCCAAGAAGGAACTCGAAAGTGCTGTGCGCATGCCGGATAAGAATATGGCGGCAAAGGCGGCGTACAATTTGGCGAATACGCATTTCCGCGTGGGCGAAAAGGCTCAAGAACCGAGTGCCCGCATTGCGGCTTGGCGTGAATCGGTCGCTTATCTGAAAAAGGCAATTGACCTCGATAACGATTTTGAAAACGCGAAGAAGAACGTCGAAATCGTCCAGCGTAAGCTCAAGGAAGAACTCGACAAGCAAAAAGAAAACAAGGATCAAAACCAGAATCAGAACGACCAGAAACAACCTCCGCTGAGTGATAATGCAAAGCAGGTCTTGGCTCGTGCACTCCAGCTTTGCAAGGATGGCAAGTATGCCGAAGGCAAGCAGATGCTCGAGAACCTGATTGCCGAAGACGAGACCGCAAGCCAGTTGAGCGGCCACGTGCAGCGCATTGACGACGTCATCGAAATCAAGGCCGGTCGCAAGCCCAAGACTAAGATTGACGCCAGCAACACCGACAACGACCTGGAGGTGATCTAATGTTTTTAATTCGGAATTCGGAAATCGGAATTAGGAATTGCGATTCTCTCTCTCGTCATCCTGATGCTCCAATGCGTCATCCTGAGCGTAGCGAAGGATCCAGTTACGTTGTAGCGTTGGGCTTTGTATTGCTTTTTGCGGTGGTTGCTTTCGCGGCTCCGAAGTCGGCGTCTGCCTACTATGGCGATGCGGCGTTCCAGTACATTGAAAACCGCTTGCCCACTGCAGAAATTACTTGCAACGAAGGCTTGCAATACTACCCGAACGATCAGAAATTACAGATGCTCCTCGACCGCATTCACGAAGCGAAGGACGAGCAAAAGAACGAAAATAAGAAGAACGATCCTAAAAACGACCAGAATCAAGACCAGAATAATCAGGATCAAAACCAGGATCAGAATCAGGACAAGCAAAACCAAGACCAGAATAAAGATCAGCAGAACCAGGATCAGCAAAATCAGAACCAGAATGGCGACCAGAGTTCTTCTAGCGCCCAGAATGACCAGAATCAGGATCAACAGAATCAAGGTCAGAACGGTCAGTCTAGCAGCAGCCAGGGTGGCGATAGTTCCGACAGCAATGGTGGTGCCGGAGAGCAACCGCAACAGCCAGAACAGTCCGAGGGCAATTCCAGCGACAGTAACGGCGGTGAACCGGAACAGCAGCCGCTTCA
This genomic stretch from Fibrobacter sp. UWB16 harbors:
- a CDS encoding acyltransferase; translation: MQKGSNEIDNFLTPDDTKVMKGIAIVCMLLHHLWFFPNRIPGGGVVGIFTMFNMPLTIYLGIFGKICVPMFFFFGGYGVYKSSYGKPYDIVGRLKKLYFAYWKVFLVFVPIGFLFFSAQVPYCADPFIYSRFEIFSLRELVSNFLGFASTYNREWWFLISYAFALVTFPLVRAVIDRYSARINLFIIVIVSLLFAHVFPGLKSVPSLGVLGNSHMYLRFFCQIAPYAACFWMGAIVARNGLFDRLHNSAKQHGLLNPLADIAIWCMIIVMRQNEIGDIFDVFFIPVLTVVAMDFLSHVRLLKKGFWYLGRQSTFMWLIHPFFCYYFGVPAMIVAYPRYAIPSLLVLIVMTYFASVLLEYFWKGFGFVYRKANSVNIHFKHFGASGEKR
- a CDS encoding NPCBM/NEW2 domain-containing protein encodes the protein MKNDKSIQYFLIWGVICLLANLFCTNAAAFGGDQNYWADWVKQLANNGFERFNGNYPPLYVFWLWIVAQVHNLANIPIEKGTLLKFFCLWPVYFGHVALVDFASRLVARFKLPKYSAHFVLAFVALNPALLLDGPIWGQVDLFPCIFGIAALYCINFPGKIKYASMFFALALLAKFQMILLLPIFGGIFLRRYKQSWRGLPLMAVAIVLVFLPFMVAGNLSGLLTHAYLNTTEQYPFSTYNAANTWMFFVGNTSRDVNPLFGLSPDGIGFLLSPSWLGKILFVIISAYILKCALFAKTLRRTFELATWEAFAFFLVLPGMHERYLIYAVPFACVWMVLETKKAWIWSLLVTAICAMNISMVNGFKGADLWVPVSGLALLIFIAGVVNNFAPRAFPALIEKLARIPFPRFTPYVVLALFLFPMLITEIIGLMPVNVELQSNQFYLTDLAIDHYTQQYGRPRVNRAVDGATLTVRGQQYKNGIGTHAASEIFFKMPADADSLEFVVGIDDETGGGGSVRFIVATPEETLWKSDVVFGNKKPQVGKVYIGGQQTIILKADADGDNAYDHADWLNVIVTKRK
- a CDS encoding glycosyltransferase family 39 protein, which produces MDKVFAWLKSRTAAQFVFAVIMLLGTFARVYMFGSVPGDINQDEAFAGYNAYTLLHHAADSYGYRLPVYLTAWGSGMNALESYLMIPFVALFGMHVWVIRLPMLLVGLLSLAAVYFLVRRFSSERIALGATLLLAISPWHVMLSRWALESNLAPGFVLFGLFFFVKGLEKPKFLIASAAFYGLSLYAYATIWVAVPFIILLNVLYALWTKSIHNNRYTWISLGVLAALALPLMLFMLVNKGVINEIRLPFISIPKLVYFRASEISFQEIPENFMNLWNILKRQSDGLPWNCIRNFGLFYPVTLAFFFVGLVENIWQTVRDVKSRKLGLPFFMLAWLLAAFTIGILISVNVNRVNLIFIPIIIMAAQGIILAFSYIHPKLIYVPLVAYLLSFANFEREYFTVYKDQIANPFCEGIGDAMEFAQSQSKSGGKIYVDPNVSYPRVLFYGKVDLNSYLSTVRYTNFPSAFLYVHEFDRYVFTFNLDNADTQAVYLMENKDSRLSWFEQRGFSVRNFGKYIVAYPAKLL
- a CDS encoding tetratricopeptide repeat protein, with the translated sequence MRISTVFKICSLTMLMAVATFARPINDGNKLFAAGDYAGALEKYMKAREAEPANPLLFYNIGTCQYKLGNFEEAKKELESAVRMPDKNMAAKAAYNLANTHFRVGEKAQEPSARIAAWRESVAYLKKAIDLDNDFENAKKNVEIVQRKLKEELDKQKENKDQNQNQNDQKQPPLSDNAKQVLARALQLCKDGKYAEGKQMLENLIAEDETASQLSGHVQRIDDVIEIKAGRKPKTKIDASNTDNDLEVI